A single Lynx canadensis isolate LIC74 chromosome D2, mLynCan4.pri.v2, whole genome shotgun sequence DNA region contains:
- the LOC115527158 gene encoding 28S ribosomal protein S21, mitochondrial-like, with translation MAKHLKFIARTVMVQEGKVEGAYRTLNRILTMDGLIEDIKRRRYYEKPCRRRQRESYETCRRIYNMEMARKINFLMRKNRADPWQGC, from the coding sequence ATGGCAAAACATCTGAAGTTCATTGCCAGGACTGTGATGGTACAGGAAGGAAAAGTGGAAGGTGCATACAGGACCCTAAACAGAATTCTCACCATGGATGGGCTCATTGAGGACATTAAGCGACGGCGGTACTATGAAAAGCCTTGTCGCCGACGACAGAGGGAAAGCTATGAAACCTGCCGGCGGATCTACAACATGGAAATGGCTCGCAAGATCAACTTCTTGATGCGAAAGAATCGGGCAGACCCATGGCAGGGCTGCTGA